In one window of Oceanispirochaeta sp. M1 DNA:
- a CDS encoding acyl carrier protein, with product MTRDDIFEKIVEILNETFEIPKDQISPDSLLEDDLDLDSIDAVDLIVKLKKFTEKNIDPTVFKQVRTINDIVDALESLVALSDS from the coding sequence ATGACCAGAGATGATATATTTGAAAAAATTGTAGAAATACTGAATGAAACATTTGAAATTCCCAAAGATCAAATTTCTCCGGATTCACTACTGGAAGATGATCTGGACCTGGACAGTATCGATGCAGTTGACCTTATCGTTAAACTCAAGAAATTTACCGAAAAAAATATTGATCCTACTGTATTTAAACAGGTCAGGACAATAAATGATATTGTTGATGCTCTTGAATCCCTTGTAGCGCTTAGTGATTCCTGA
- a CDS encoding AMP-binding protein, with amino-acid sequence MIFAIEYLQKVWASINNPVFTTKDGDVYWPQFHNSVLSLSRDIQKQSYSDWGLYFDNPALFSIAFLALLHSGKTIHLFPVLPEESGSLPLLTDKESRSVIPVEIVVDPDTPVDSPSAGTEGLIVLHTSGSTGQAKRIIKKITLIERELQELFSLWSDLFRGSKTYTTVSHQHIYGLLFSILLPLISGATIFDKKLAFPESLLKEDHGNCNLIASPAFLKRLREMPEVTQIKNRNIRAFSSGGFLPPSVAENSSHFFSNPVTEIYGSTETGGIAWKKSPGDKSWKIFDCVQISQNREGQSFLTSEYIDEKLLPLDDSIELLDCGNFILHGRQDSIVKVEDKRVSLNEIENKLLESEFLADAVACLMDERRQYIAVVLQLNPKGELHFKGWHKKDMNRWFREWLSPFFHPTILPKKWRYPESIPRNSQGKISRKDIVVFFDKPENAMREMIEKSLVDLPDIVSSSFAGNSYESVLSFPENYRYFEGHFPEMKILPALAMFDWVIKIMSDQLESSLSVVKIPRMKFKNPIFPNQSVKLSIKHVQDQMRINFDYRNAEDNTLLSSGKIHYEVLS; translated from the coding sequence ATGATTTTTGCAATTGAATATCTTCAGAAAGTATGGGCTTCAATCAATAATCCTGTTTTTACAACAAAAGACGGGGATGTGTACTGGCCTCAGTTTCATAATTCAGTTCTCTCGTTGAGTAGAGATATTCAGAAACAGTCCTACTCTGACTGGGGTCTCTATTTTGATAATCCTGCTTTATTCAGTATTGCATTCCTTGCTCTTCTTCATTCAGGTAAGACCATCCATTTGTTCCCGGTATTACCTGAGGAATCTGGCAGCCTCCCTCTTTTAACTGATAAGGAATCAAGATCTGTTATTCCTGTGGAGATCGTTGTCGATCCCGATACTCCGGTGGATTCTCCATCAGCAGGTACTGAAGGTCTGATTGTATTACATACATCAGGCAGTACGGGCCAGGCTAAAAGGATCATAAAAAAAATAACTTTAATTGAGCGTGAGCTTCAGGAACTTTTTTCTCTTTGGTCAGATTTATTCAGGGGATCTAAAACATATACAACCGTCAGTCACCAGCATATTTACGGTCTTTTGTTCTCTATACTTCTCCCTCTTATCTCGGGGGCTACAATTTTTGATAAGAAACTGGCCTTTCCGGAATCACTGCTGAAAGAGGATCATGGAAATTGTAATCTCATAGCCAGTCCTGCATTTTTAAAGAGACTCAGGGAGATGCCCGAAGTCACACAAATAAAGAATCGTAATATCCGGGCATTTTCTTCCGGCGGCTTTCTGCCACCCTCTGTTGCAGAGAACAGCAGTCATTTTTTTTCCAATCCTGTTACAGAGATTTACGGGAGCACAGAAACAGGAGGAATAGCCTGGAAGAAGTCACCAGGGGATAAATCCTGGAAGATTTTTGATTGTGTTCAGATCAGTCAGAACAGGGAAGGTCAATCTTTCTTAACTTCTGAATATATTGATGAAAAACTGCTGCCCCTTGATGATTCTATTGAGTTGCTGGACTGCGGTAATTTTATTCTTCATGGACGACAGGATTCTATTGTCAAAGTAGAAGATAAAAGAGTCTCCCTTAATGAGATTGAGAATAAATTGCTGGAATCAGAATTCCTGGCTGATGCAGTTGCCTGTCTTATGGATGAGAGGAGGCAGTACATTGCTGTAGTGCTTCAGTTGAATCCAAAAGGTGAGCTGCATTTCAAGGGCTGGCATAAAAAGGATATGAACCGCTGGTTTCGAGAATGGCTGAGCCCATTTTTTCACCCGACGATTCTCCCTAAAAAATGGAGATATCCGGAATCAATTCCCCGTAATTCACAAGGCAAAATAAGTAGAAAGGATATTGTGGTTTTTTTTGATAAACCGGAGAATGCCATGAGAGAAATGATAGAAAAAAGTCTCGTTGATCTGCCCGATATAGTTTCTTCCAGCTTCGCTGGCAACAGTTATGAATCAGTCCTCTCTTTTCCGGAGAACTATCGATATTTTGAAGGGCATTTTCCTGAGATGAAAATACTGCCGGCTCTCGCTATGTTCGACTGGGTTATTAAAATTATGTCTGATCAGCTGGAAAGCTCTTTGTCTGTAGTTAAGATTCCCAGGATGAAATTCAAGAATCCCATTTTCCCCAATCAATCTGTAAAGCTCAGTATTAAGCATGTGCAGGATCAAATGAGGATTAACTTTGATTACAGAAATGCTGAAGATAACACTCTGCTCTCCAGTGGAAAAATCCATTATGAGGTATTGTCATGA
- a CDS encoding glycosyltransferase family 2 protein, with translation MNSPYRPCALIPVYNHGSTARYAVEKILSFGLAVILVDDGSNEETKIQLQSIESEFDECTLFRLHKNQGKGGAVIHGLTEAEKAGFTHALQIDADGQHDLEQIQTFIKCSSENPDSLVCGHPVYDDSVPASRESGRKITTFWVALETLSRDIEDAMCGFRVYPLKATKRLFRGSWLGKRMEFDIEILVKLHWMNVKMIFLPIKVIYPEDGSSNFRMFHDNVAISLAHTRLFIGMIFRSPLIIYRKIAS, from the coding sequence ATGAATTCTCCCTATAGACCCTGCGCACTGATTCCGGTGTATAACCATGGAAGTACTGCCAGATACGCTGTTGAAAAAATTTTATCTTTTGGCCTTGCAGTCATACTTGTGGATGATGGCAGCAACGAAGAGACCAAAATCCAGTTGCAGTCTATTGAGAGTGAATTTGATGAGTGTACCCTTTTTCGTCTACATAAGAACCAGGGTAAGGGCGGAGCTGTTATTCATGGTTTGACAGAAGCAGAAAAAGCCGGGTTTACACATGCCCTGCAGATTGATGCAGACGGGCAGCATGATCTGGAACAGATTCAGACGTTTATTAAGTGTTCATCCGAAAATCCCGATTCTCTTGTCTGTGGACATCCCGTTTATGATGATTCAGTTCCCGCATCAAGGGAGTCAGGCAGGAAAATTACTACTTTCTGGGTCGCCCTTGAAACTCTTTCAAGGGATATAGAGGATGCCATGTGCGGTTTTCGTGTTTATCCCTTAAAAGCTACTAAACGTCTTTTCCGCGGTTCATGGCTTGGAAAAAGAATGGAGTTTGATATTGAGATTCTTGTAAAACTGCATTGGATGAATGTCAAAATGATATTTCTTCCCATAAAGGTTATTTATCCGGAAGACGGAAGCTCCAACTTTAGAATGTTTCATGATAATGTTGCGATCAGCCTTGCTCATACACGTCTTTTTATCGGGATGATATTCAGATCACCCCTTATTATTTATCGTAAAATTGCATCATGA
- a CDS encoding lipid A biosynthesis acyltransferase, which yields MTEKVDKQVNHWSEEKEKKGSLGQMRFLFLCYKYLGPRVIRIILYPVIFFFCLFSGSAGKSSREFLQKVESRKGSGKKIGFRAIYRHFYCFSYALIEKLAAWSGDSNSGSLLNMTEDIAVLTNQLAEGKGAVALCSHLGNMEMLRAFGSLDTGIRLPDFQTISIVDFSGTAQFNALLEEVNPKAMVKLIDAKSIDPTVMIYLKECIDKGDLVVIAGDRTSGTNRDRNTVYSFLGEDAYFPQGAFVLACLLGAPVYYMFALREKDCKFNTPYEFYVYKSALEIEYTRKNRGIMIQSLTAEYVQHLEELSQLHPYQWFNFFNFWENPSLIDK from the coding sequence ATGACAGAAAAGGTCGATAAACAGGTGAACCATTGGTCGGAAGAGAAGGAAAAGAAGGGGTCCCTGGGACAGATGCGGTTTCTTTTTCTCTGTTATAAATATCTGGGTCCCAGAGTTATCAGGATCATCCTCTATCCGGTGATTTTTTTCTTTTGCCTATTTTCAGGGAGTGCCGGTAAAAGCAGCCGTGAATTTCTGCAAAAAGTAGAAAGCAGGAAAGGAAGTGGTAAAAAGATAGGTTTCCGGGCAATCTACCGTCATTTTTACTGTTTCTCTTATGCTCTGATTGAGAAGCTTGCTGCCTGGTCGGGAGACAGTAATTCAGGATCTTTATTGAATATGACTGAAGATATCGCTGTGTTGACAAATCAACTGGCAGAAGGGAAGGGTGCTGTTGCTCTCTGTTCTCATCTGGGAAATATGGAGATGCTCAGAGCCTTCGGCAGTTTGGATACAGGTATAAGGCTGCCTGATTTTCAAACTATTTCAATTGTGGACTTTTCCGGTACGGCTCAATTCAATGCTCTGTTGGAAGAGGTTAACCCAAAGGCCATGGTCAAACTGATTGATGCTAAATCAATTGATCCCACTGTGATGATCTATCTTAAAGAGTGCATTGATAAGGGCGATCTTGTTGTAATTGCCGGTGACAGAACATCAGGGACCAACAGGGACAGGAACACTGTTTACAGTTTCCTGGGAGAGGATGCCTATTTTCCTCAGGGTGCTTTTGTGCTGGCCTGTCTTCTTGGAGCTCCTGTGTACTACATGTTTGCTTTAAGAGAAAAAGATTGTAAATTTAACACTCCCTATGAGTTCTATGTATACAAATCAGCTCTGGAAATTGAATATACCAGGAAGAACAGAGGCATAATGATTCAGAGTTTGACAGCAGAATATGTGCAGCATCTGGAAGAGCTGAGTCAACTGCACCCCTATCAATGGTTTAATTTTTTCAATTTCTGGGAAAATCCCAGTTTAATAGATAAATGA
- the hutH gene encoding histidine ammonia-lyase: MKTMKFDGNRLTIDDIEQIAKRNCSIELDKTPEYQRKIDRGAEFLDEVLEKQGDVYGVTTGYGDSCSKTVSDKHYYDLPIHLTRFHGCGMGELFDDETTRAILAVRLQSLSLGYSGVSYKLLQGLENLIHNDVLPRIPQEGSVGASGDLTPLSYVGAVLIGERDVLYKEEVRPSADVLKELGVDPHILRPKEGLAIMNGTAAMTAVACLAYKRAEYLAGLATKITSMASLALKGNAYHFDKKLFDVKPHPGQAQVAARIRQDLDRHSETGILPERIQDPYSIRCAPHVIGVFYDSADMLKQMIENELNSANDNPIIDPESKSIFHGGHFYGGHIAFAMDSLKNIIANISDLLDRQLAVLVDEKFNRGLAPNLSGAEGQYSFNHGFKAVQIAVSAWTAEALKNTMPASVFSRSTECHNQDKVSMGTIAARDCIRVLELSEQVGAACLLAVVQAVNLRLRDNDLQDVGVLPVKNILDQTSEYFEFLVEDRPLDKDLRKTVDLIRSNHWDLAYEN, from the coding sequence ATGAAAACTATGAAATTCGACGGCAACCGTCTGACTATAGATGATATTGAGCAGATAGCTAAAAGAAATTGCTCCATAGAGCTGGACAAGACTCCTGAATATCAGAGAAAGATTGACCGGGGAGCTGAGTTCCTGGATGAAGTATTAGAGAAACAGGGTGATGTGTATGGAGTTACAACCGGATATGGTGATTCCTGCAGCAAGACTGTCTCTGATAAACATTATTACGATTTACCCATTCATCTGACCCGTTTTCATGGCTGTGGAATGGGAGAGCTTTTTGATGACGAGACAACAAGAGCCATTCTCGCCGTCCGTCTCCAGTCTCTGAGCCTGGGATATTCCGGTGTAAGTTATAAATTGCTACAGGGGCTGGAAAATCTTATTCACAATGATGTTCTACCCCGTATACCTCAGGAAGGATCCGTGGGCGCCAGTGGTGATCTGACCCCTCTTTCATATGTAGGGGCAGTGTTGATTGGAGAACGGGATGTTCTGTATAAAGAGGAAGTAAGGCCATCTGCAGATGTTCTTAAGGAACTTGGAGTTGACCCTCATATCCTCCGCCCGAAAGAAGGATTGGCTATTATGAATGGTACTGCCGCCATGACAGCTGTTGCCTGTCTTGCCTATAAACGGGCAGAGTATCTTGCCGGACTGGCTACCAAAATTACCTCCATGGCCTCACTTGCCCTGAAGGGGAATGCTTATCATTTTGATAAGAAACTCTTTGATGTAAAACCTCATCCCGGTCAGGCTCAGGTTGCTGCAAGAATACGTCAGGACCTGGACAGACATAGTGAAACAGGAATTCTCCCTGAAAGGATTCAGGACCCCTATTCAATCCGCTGTGCTCCCCATGTTATCGGCGTCTTCTATGATTCTGCGGATATGCTGAAACAGATGATAGAGAATGAATTGAACAGTGCAAATGATAATCCGATCATTGATCCCGAGAGTAAATCTATTTTTCATGGCGGTCACTTTTACGGAGGACACATTGCCTTTGCTATGGATTCCCTGAAAAATATTATTGCCAATATTTCCGATCTTCTGGATAGACAGCTTGCCGTTCTGGTTGATGAGAAATTTAACAGAGGCCTGGCACCGAATCTGTCCGGAGCCGAAGGTCAATACTCTTTTAATCATGGATTTAAAGCTGTTCAGATCGCCGTGAGTGCCTGGACTGCAGAAGCTCTGAAGAATACGATGCCAGCAAGTGTTTTCTCACGGTCAACGGAGTGTCATAATCAGGATAAGGTCAGCATGGGAACCATTGCGGCCAGAGATTGTATCCGGGTACTTGAATTATCCGAACAGGTCGGGGCAGCCTGTCTGCTTGCGGTTGTTCAGGCGGTGAATTTGAGATTACGGGATAATGATCTTCAGGATGTCGGAGTTCTTCCGGTTAAAAATATCCTGGATCAGACTTCAGAGTATTTTGAATTCCTCGTAGAGGATCGTCCTCTGGATAAAGATCTTAGAAAAACGGTTGATCTGATTAGAAGCAATCATTGGGACCTGGCGTATGAAAACTGA
- a CDS encoding thioesterase family protein, which translates to MKTDHISVEITLKAEFYDVDSMKVVYHGNYVRYYEQVRCVLLDRIGYNYNEMESSGYAWPVVGLNVKYMRPLLFSQEFRIKATLLEYENRIKIAYNIFNKDTGVLLNKGTTTQMAINMQSGESQLVSPSCFISLVEKYREREGND; encoded by the coding sequence ATGAAAACTGATCATATTTCTGTCGAAATCACATTGAAGGCTGAGTTCTATGATGTTGACTCCATGAAGGTTGTTTATCATGGGAATTATGTCAGATATTACGAACAGGTCCGATGTGTGCTTCTGGACAGGATAGGCTATAACTATAATGAAATGGAGAGCAGCGGTTACGCCTGGCCTGTTGTCGGGCTGAATGTGAAATATATGCGTCCTCTGCTGTTCAGCCAGGAATTCAGGATCAAGGCGACCTTACTTGAATATGAGAATAGAATTAAAATCGCTTATAATATTTTTAATAAAGACACAGGAGTCCTTCTTAATAAGGGGACAACAACACAGATGGCTATAAATATGCAGAGCGGTGAAAGCCAGCTTGTTTCTCCCAGCTGTTTTATCAGCCTTGTTGAAAAATACAGGGAAAGAGAAGGCAACGATTGA
- a CDS encoding outer membrane lipoprotein carrier protein LolA, which translates to MKRLFVSTVFLFVISSLWGNEIFDFPVNNESRKLVESTFNQISTNPVMRAAFIQTKKISRINRSFQSSGTILFDSESGIAWLFNKPFQSTTVITDKYMIQTDSRGNRQQTGSEDNDLFARFSRTIQSIFIGDFKVIEKEYELYYKDQGRGIWTIALIPKDSTLRDVVDAFELRGSDYIDSFLIYEGSDDQVLYEFESLEFPSHLSADEQLVFQK; encoded by the coding sequence ATGAAAAGATTATTTGTCAGTACTGTTTTTCTGTTTGTCATTTCATCCCTATGGGGAAATGAAATATTTGACTTTCCTGTTAATAATGAGAGTCGAAAGCTTGTGGAGTCTACTTTTAATCAGATTTCCACAAATCCTGTGATGAGGGCCGCCTTCATACAGACCAAGAAAATCAGCAGGATAAATCGTTCTTTTCAATCTTCGGGGACTATCCTATTTGATTCGGAATCAGGGATTGCCTGGCTTTTTAATAAACCATTCCAGTCAACAACAGTCATAACTGATAAGTACATGATTCAAACTGACTCAAGGGGAAACCGTCAGCAGACAGGTTCTGAAGATAATGATCTATTTGCCCGTTTTTCCAGGACCATACAATCAATATTTATTGGTGATTTTAAAGTCATTGAAAAAGAATATGAACTTTACTATAAAGATCAGGGTCGTGGAATCTGGACAATCGCCCTGATTCCTAAAGATTCAACTCTGCGGGATGTGGTTGATGCATTTGAGCTGAGGGGTTCAGATTATATTGATTCCTTTCTTATTTATGAGGGAAGTGATGATCAGGTCCTTTATGAATTTGAATCCCTGGAATTTCCCAGTCATTTATCGGCGGATGAACAGCTTGTATTTCAAAAATAA
- a CDS encoding MMPL family transporter: MYFKNNKKSPVIIWLLFHLLLLLLASRGLPFKINTSLISILPESEETKELSRVETMYNDSLGSSMTILVGAADFEEARTVADDFYSELIYMENIQDISFEMDTEILDKYQNFLFEHRYRLLSPDTQTLLEAADVPALSERALITVFSPVSMGRLDHLEEDPFLLASDSLAYFLDQSVSSNTSMTLRDSVLTREFEGLHWVLVSMNYKGGAVDIELDSNPVPEILRVRDQLSNSDVEIILSGAPFHSYLSAAESKREITLLSTISSIFIIFLILYVFRSVLPLVFTISAILFGVVSGLASTLIFFDEIHIFTIVFGTSLIGISVDYSFHFFSEWSAANKTGKMIIKDVIPGIFVGLLTTMISYAAFIITSFPLLQQMALFSICGLFSTFLSVLLLFPYIKTAGERTVSCSNAALEKINLLRNRFSLSKISMLILSAGVLLFILFGMSRFELSYRLGDFYTMSDQLLSWEQKSASILAHESSGIHLIVEADNLDDCLTLEESLRDDLSRLGDEKLLKSYMSLSRFLPSRRTQDYNLSLVETVIMPSIEEQMSILGLETAVPSDGFADPPRYLELDDMNTLLPGSLLRSLHISRIADSYYTSILLFGVQDNAVIKDLSGKYQGVYLVDRVRDTETVLKDLSRLMIKIILISYILIFIGLSLRYKWKKALLIVGIPVISSLITLSVFMLAGVPVNLFVIVGLILIPGMGTDYLILLFESGKRGNRVMLSISMSFLTTVLAFGMLSFTSIASLFGMTVSLGIAWTYLITLLCSSMPILRDES; the protein is encoded by the coding sequence TTGTATTTCAAAAATAATAAAAAATCTCCAGTAATAATATGGCTCCTTTTTCATCTCCTGCTTCTTCTGCTGGCCTCAAGAGGCCTCCCCTTCAAAATAAATACAAGCCTGATCTCCATACTTCCCGAATCTGAAGAGACAAAGGAACTGAGCCGGGTCGAGACTATGTATAATGACAGTCTGGGATCTTCAATGACCATTCTTGTGGGGGCTGCTGATTTTGAAGAGGCAAGAACTGTTGCAGATGATTTTTATTCTGAGCTCATCTATATGGAAAATATTCAGGATATAAGTTTTGAAATGGATACTGAAATCCTTGATAAGTATCAGAACTTTCTCTTTGAGCATAGATATCGCCTATTGTCTCCGGATACACAGACCCTGCTGGAAGCAGCTGATGTTCCTGCTCTCTCCGAGAGGGCCCTTATAACGGTTTTCAGTCCCGTTTCCATGGGACGCCTGGATCATTTGGAGGAGGACCCTTTTCTTCTGGCATCTGACAGCCTTGCATATTTTCTGGATCAGTCTGTAAGTTCAAATACTTCCATGACCTTAAGAGATTCGGTTCTTACAAGAGAGTTTGAAGGTCTTCACTGGGTTCTGGTTTCAATGAACTATAAGGGGGGTGCCGTTGATATTGAACTTGACAGTAATCCCGTTCCTGAAATCCTGAGAGTTCGGGATCAGCTTAGTAATTCAGATGTGGAAATAATTCTCTCGGGTGCTCCCTTTCATTCATATCTCAGTGCTGCAGAATCAAAAAGAGAGATAACTCTGTTAAGCACAATTTCGAGTATTTTCATTATATTTCTTATTCTTTATGTCTTCAGATCGGTTCTGCCTCTGGTTTTTACCATTTCCGCCATACTGTTCGGAGTTGTGTCCGGACTGGCCTCAACTCTAATCTTTTTTGATGAAATCCATATATTCACAATAGTTTTCGGTACCAGCCTTATCGGCATTTCTGTGGATTACTCCTTTCATTTCTTTTCTGAATGGTCTGCTGCGAATAAAACCGGGAAGATGATAATCAAGGATGTCATTCCCGGTATTTTTGTCGGTTTGCTTACAACCATGATCAGCTATGCCGCTTTTATTATCACTTCTTTTCCCCTGCTGCAGCAGATGGCACTATTTTCCATCTGTGGTCTGTTCAGTACCTTTTTATCGGTTCTTCTCCTTTTTCCATATATTAAAACAGCGGGAGAGAGGACCGTTTCCTGTTCAAATGCTGCACTTGAAAAGATTAATCTCCTGAGAAATAGATTCTCACTCTCTAAGATCTCCATGCTTATTCTTTCTGCAGGAGTTCTCCTTTTTATTCTTTTTGGAATGAGTCGTTTTGAACTCAGTTACAGACTGGGTGATTTTTATACAATGTCAGATCAGCTGTTGAGCTGGGAGCAGAAGAGTGCTTCGATTCTGGCACATGAATCATCAGGAATACATCTGATTGTAGAAGCAGATAATCTTGATGACTGTTTGACCCTGGAGGAATCTCTGAGGGATGATCTATCCCGGCTGGGAGATGAAAAGCTATTGAAATCTTATATGAGCCTCTCCCGTTTTCTCCCCTCCAGGAGGACTCAGGATTATAATCTATCTCTTGTTGAGACCGTGATTATGCCCTCAATTGAAGAGCAGATGTCTATCCTTGGATTGGAAACTGCTGTCCCTTCGGATGGTTTTGCAGACCCGCCGCGGTACTTGGAACTGGATGATATGAATACACTCCTGCCCGGTTCACTCCTGAGAAGTCTGCATATCTCCCGGATTGCTGACTCCTACTACACATCCATACTCCTTTTTGGAGTACAGGATAATGCAGTCATAAAAGATCTGAGTGGGAAATATCAGGGGGTATACCTGGTAGACAGGGTACGTGATACAGAGACGGTGCTGAAGGATTTAAGCCGGCTAATGATTAAGATTATTCTTATATCCTATATTCTTATCTTTATTGGTCTGAGTTTGCGCTATAAGTGGAAAAAGGCATTGCTGATTGTCGGTATTCCCGTGATCTCCAGCCTTATCACCCTCTCTGTTTTCATGTTAGCAGGAGTTCCTGTCAATCTGTTTGTAATTGTCGGATTAATCCTGATTCCGGGAATGGGGACTGATTATCTGATTCTTCTGTTTGAATCAGGGAAGAGAGGAAACAGGGTTATGCTTTCAATCAGCATGAGCTTCCTGACAACGGTTCTGGCATTCGGCATGTTGAGTTTCACCTCAATTGCTTCACTCTTCGGCATGACTGTTTCACTGGGAATAGCATGGACTTATTTAATCACACTGCTTTGCTCATCCATGCCTATTTTGAGAGATGAGTCCTGA
- a CDS encoding 4'-phosphopantetheinyl transferase superfamily protein, which translates to MKPVYISFVDLSINKDKGEQNDSIKASWKRILIKETAYPNPEIRTNSNGKPLIIYPEGWYYNISHSSGIAVSILGNIPVGIDIEKVSLKRDTKSLAEEYFRPEEIKYCCKSQKHFYCLWTRKEAWIKLQGSTVWQMRNTPDMSTATENIHTWQISDGETDYYLSAALDIPEKDKEIRIIWSGIENLSLSPQDSSLKIGMDEQSSVIK; encoded by the coding sequence ATGAAGCCAGTATATATATCCTTTGTTGATCTTTCAATAAACAAAGACAAGGGTGAACAAAATGATTCAATTAAAGCAAGCTGGAAAAGGATTCTTATTAAAGAAACGGCTTATCCCAACCCGGAAATACGGACAAACAGTAATGGGAAACCTCTGATTATATATCCTGAAGGGTGGTATTATAATATTTCTCACAGCTCCGGGATTGCAGTATCCATCCTGGGGAATATCCCGGTGGGCATTGATATTGAAAAAGTATCCTTGAAACGTGATACAAAATCCCTGGCAGAGGAGTATTTCAGGCCGGAAGAAATTAAATACTGCTGTAAATCTCAAAAACATTTTTACTGCTTATGGACCAGGAAGGAAGCATGGATAAAGCTTCAGGGCTCAACAGTATGGCAGATGAGAAATACTCCTGACATGAGTACTGCCACAGAAAATATTCACACCTGGCAAATCTCAGATGGTGAAACAGACTACTATCTGTCAGCTGCTCTTGATATCCCTGAAAAGGACAAAGAGATCAGGATTATCTGGAGTGGAATAGAAAACCTGTCACTAAGCCCTCAGGACTCATCTCTCAAAATAGGCATGGATGAGCAAAGCAGTGTGATTAAATAA